In Crassostrea angulata isolate pt1a10 chromosome 6, ASM2561291v2, whole genome shotgun sequence, a genomic segment contains:
- the LOC128190182 gene encoding uncharacterized protein LOC128190182 — protein MIKPRKFFLLSKMVLICLVLLLIADLFTNICSSAEDLDDGICNRSTIIPECCTDFVYNDTLMQCIVCVGGFGINCSQSCPQGYYGRRCMETCSCNITMCDNALGCPEAASDLDKDGRPSLGLFKQLALSGLAIVIVVLMIIILRVIYGCRLQSKRFGDGNSSRNKTNYEGMMASSLVRYSDVGHPMTPPELIVEQKDVIYVNMTMLQK, from the exons atgatcAAACCTCGAAAGTTCTTCCTTTTATCCAAAATGGTTTTGATCTGTCTTGTACTGCTCCTGATTGCAGACctatttacaaatatttgtagTTCTGCTGAAGATTTAGATGACGGAATTTGCAATCGGAGCAC AATTATTCCAGAATGCTGTACAGACTTTGTTTACAACGATACTTTAATGCAGTGCATTG TCTGTGTCGGAGGGTTTGGTATAAATTGCAGTCAAAGTTGTCCTCAGGGGTATTATGGAAGACGGTGTATGGAAACCTGTTCCTGTAATATAACCATGTGTGACAATGCTTTAGGATGTCCGGAAGCTGCATCGG ATTTGGACAAAGACGGAAGACCATCGTTAGGACTGTTTAAACAGCTCGCGTTGTCTGGTCTAGCAATCGTCATAGTTGTGCTGATGATCATAATTTTGAGAGTTATTTACGG TTGCAGATTGCAATCAAAAAGATTTGGTGATGGCAATAGTTCACGGAATAAAACGAATT ATGAGGGCATGATGGCCAGTTCCTTGGTTAGATACTCTGATGTTGGTCACCCAATGACGCCACCGGAACTAATTGTAGAACAAAAAGACGTTATATACGTAAATATGACGAtgcttcaaaaatga